Proteins from a single region of Paenibacillus sp. BIHB 4019:
- the racE gene encoding glutamate racemase, with amino-acid sequence MQQPIAILDSGVGGLTVAKEVMRQLPREKIIYFGDTARTPYGPRPSQEVVQFTREIVDYLIQFRPKMIIIACNTATAVALEDIRSRVNIPVIGVINPGARAAIKRTQTGCIGVIGTEGTIRSGAYEQALKELSPSVRVISEACPLFVPLVERGNFRSTETYETIRRSIGHLSLYPMDCLILGCTHYPFLTEAIAEVVGSRIELISSADETARDISTILHDKGELSRGEVLPVHQFFSSGDPLMFKAIAQQWLGEQIELTPVVWQVPTIG; translated from the coding sequence GTGCAGCAACCGATTGCCATACTTGATTCAGGCGTGGGCGGGCTTACCGTCGCCAAGGAAGTCATGCGCCAACTGCCGCGTGAAAAAATTATTTATTTTGGCGATACGGCTCGAACACCATATGGACCTCGTCCTTCGCAGGAAGTCGTTCAATTCACACGGGAAATTGTCGATTATTTAATCCAGTTTCGGCCGAAAATGATTATTATAGCTTGCAACACCGCTACGGCGGTTGCACTGGAGGATATACGTTCTAGAGTAAACATACCTGTCATTGGTGTTATCAATCCCGGGGCAAGAGCGGCCATCAAGCGCACCCAGACGGGTTGTATTGGTGTTATTGGCACAGAGGGAACAATAAGAAGCGGCGCTTATGAACAAGCACTCAAGGAGCTGTCGCCAAGCGTACGCGTTATAAGCGAGGCTTGTCCTTTATTTGTTCCGCTTGTGGAGCGGGGCAATTTTCGTTCCACCGAAACGTATGAGACGATTCGCCGATCTATCGGCCACCTGAGCCTATATCCGATGGATTGCCTTATTTTAGGCTGTACGCATTATCCTTTTTTGACAGAAGCGATCGCTGAAGTTGTTGGCTCCCGCATAGAGCTGATCAGCTCCGCAGACGAGACGGCTCGCGATATTAGTACGATCCTTCATGACAAGGGCGAGCTTTCCCGAGGCGAAGTGCTGCCTGTTCATCAGTTTTTCTCCAGTGGCGACCCCTTAATGTTTAAAGCCATTGCCCAGCAATGGCTTGGCGAACAAATTGAGCTGACGCCGGTCGTATGGCAGGTGCCAACGATCGGATAA
- a CDS encoding LysR family transcriptional regulator encodes MTNSQLTIFIKIAETGSFTKAGLELNMTQPAVSRAISTLETELGVVLLIRDRRNGVLLTDIGRRLLTMFREILKSYERIEQEISREKGLEIGTIRVGAFPVASAYFLPKIMRAIAYKYPHLEFELHEGTIDEVKEWLHTRIIDVALIIPPDEAFETIPLYKERMYAVMRDDHPLAGNEVISVKDISGNPLINCKSGYETPIVELFQRAETELEIKFIIKNVNTLLSMVQEGLGMSILSELAMQSLPPNVIKLELSPEGYREIRLAVPSLEEASLAVKLFIETALELFAPAARRV; translated from the coding sequence ATGACAAACTCGCAGCTAACGATATTCATTAAAATTGCCGAAACCGGCAGCTTCACGAAAGCGGGACTTGAGCTGAATATGACGCAGCCCGCCGTGAGCCGGGCTATATCTACGCTTGAAACGGAGCTTGGCGTCGTGCTGCTCATACGCGATCGTCGAAATGGCGTCCTGCTAACGGATATCGGCAGGCGGCTGCTGACGATGTTTCGGGAAATTTTGAAATCCTATGAGCGGATTGAGCAGGAAATTTCCCGTGAAAAAGGGCTGGAGATCGGAACGATTCGCGTTGGCGCCTTCCCGGTTGCTTCCGCTTATTTCTTGCCCAAAATCATGCGGGCCATCGCCTACAAATATCCTCATCTCGAATTCGAGCTGCATGAAGGCACGATTGACGAGGTGAAGGAATGGCTCCATACACGCATCATTGATGTGGCTCTCATCATTCCGCCTGACGAAGCGTTTGAAACGATCCCTTTGTATAAGGAGCGGATGTATGCCGTTATGCGGGACGATCATCCTTTGGCCGGCAATGAAGTAATTTCGGTTAAGGATATTAGCGGCAATCCGCTCATTAACTGCAAATCAGGCTATGAGACGCCTATAGTGGAGCTGTTTCAGCGTGCCGAAACGGAGCTGGAAATTAAATTCATCATTAAAAATGTCAATACGCTGCTCAGCATGGTACAGGAAGGACTCGGCATGTCCATTTTGTCAGAGCTAGCGATGCAATCGCTGCCGCCAAATGTGATTAAGCTCGAACTTTCACCCGAAGGCTACCGGGAAATTCGGCTTGCCGTGCCGTCGCTTGAGGAAGCGTCGCTTGCGGTTAAGCTGTTTATAGAGACGGCGCTTGAGCTGTTCGCCCCAGCGGCACGGCGCGTGTAG
- a CDS encoding LTA synthase family protein, whose amino-acid sequence MQQKRYKALANSLQAAARWGRRPYGAELLLFFGVLLLKLYAFDLFIAVPNMKMNVYDVKIAIGTLALCSFWTLLLPLRGRFIALFAMNALFSAILYADLIYYRYFEDLISVPVLLQAGQVEALGGSIATLLEVKDFVLLADIPLLLGYAGLLAWKRRTAKPAAVSVAMPAATNAVAALPQRSKQPHWRAKAPRLLLSLALLTIGLMVTFGGINDAKRTWAKGLFESNWWNLSLYNVTGALGFHGYDLYRYAALHWLNAEAVSAETTSQVLAWTEQSGQSRAKLERDLSFGAYKGSNIILVQAEAFQNFMIGKSFNGQEITPNINKLVKSSAYFSSFYHQTAQGRTSDADFASNCSLQPLASGSVFIQYAGNEFQCLPQMLHNNGYYTSVFHAYEGSFWNRNTMYANMKYDAFVSKKQYELDEPIGWSLGDKSFFRQSLDQIAEQPQPFHSFLITLSSHHPYQIPAAEQTLSLGELEGTIMGDYLQAIHYVDEALGELIERLQQEGLWDHTIFAMYGDHDNSISDWSLFETFLGKPLNELEREQIVKQVPLLVHLPDDRYAGTYSSPSGQLDVAPTLLHLLGISSSELAMIGTPLITESMRQPQQNSKLVVLRNGAFTNGGVYYIPSADGLAEHGTCWNVAEQSPGELAPCLNLRADAQTELSMSDLLVIHNLIPELYDKSIVRAGSTQVAARK is encoded by the coding sequence ATGCAACAAAAAAGATACAAGGCTCTAGCCAACAGCTTGCAAGCAGCAGCCCGCTGGGGACGGCGTCCCTATGGCGCGGAACTGCTGCTTTTTTTCGGAGTGCTGCTGCTTAAGCTGTATGCCTTTGATTTATTTATAGCTGTGCCCAATATGAAAATGAACGTCTATGATGTCAAAATCGCCATCGGCACCCTTGCGCTTTGCAGCTTCTGGACGCTGCTGCTGCCGCTGCGGGGCAGATTCATTGCGTTATTCGCAATGAATGCCCTGTTCTCGGCTATTTTGTATGCCGATTTAATTTATTATCGCTACTTCGAGGATTTGATTTCCGTGCCCGTTCTGCTGCAGGCCGGGCAGGTGGAGGCGCTTGGAGGCAGCATTGCTACGCTGCTGGAAGTGAAAGATTTTGTATTGCTGGCCGATATCCCGCTGCTGCTTGGTTATGCCGGTCTGCTGGCATGGAAGCGGCGCACTGCCAAACCAGCAGCCGTGTCTGTTGCTATGCCAGCTGCCACAAACGCTGTGGCCGCTTTACCCCAGCGCAGCAAGCAGCCGCATTGGCGAGCAAAAGCACCGCGTTTATTGTTAAGCCTCGCCCTGCTGACCATCGGATTAATGGTAACCTTTGGCGGCATTAACGATGCCAAGCGCACATGGGCAAAAGGATTATTCGAAAGCAATTGGTGGAATTTATCGCTTTATAATGTGACAGGCGCACTAGGCTTTCACGGCTATGATCTGTATCGCTATGCAGCGCTGCATTGGCTGAATGCAGAAGCCGTCTCTGCCGAGACGACATCACAGGTGCTCGCCTGGACGGAGCAATCCGGGCAATCGCGCGCCAAGCTGGAGCGGGACTTAAGCTTTGGCGCGTATAAAGGCAGCAATATTATTTTGGTACAAGCAGAAGCTTTCCAAAACTTCATGATTGGCAAGTCGTTCAACGGCCAGGAAATAACGCCGAACATCAATAAGCTGGTCAAGAGCAGCGCCTATTTCAGCTCCTTTTATCACCAGACTGCGCAGGGCCGAACGTCGGACGCGGATTTTGCCAGCAATTGCTCGCTTCAGCCGCTCGCCAGCGGCTCGGTATTTATTCAATATGCCGGGAATGAATTTCAATGCTTGCCGCAGATGCTGCATAATAACGGCTACTACACTAGTGTATTTCATGCCTACGAAGGAAGCTTCTGGAACCGCAATACCATGTACGCGAATATGAAATACGATGCTTTTGTGAGCAAAAAACAATACGAGCTGGACGAGCCGATCGGCTGGTCGCTTGGAGATAAATCTTTTTTTCGCCAATCGCTTGACCAAATTGCCGAGCAGCCGCAGCCGTTTCATTCCTTTCTGATCACGCTGTCGAGCCATCATCCCTATCAAATTCCCGCAGCTGAACAAACGCTTTCGCTCGGCGAGCTAGAAGGCACGATAATGGGCGATTATTTGCAAGCGATCCATTACGTGGATGAAGCGCTTGGCGAGCTTATTGAACGGCTTCAGCAGGAAGGGCTTTGGGATCATACGATATTTGCCATGTATGGCGATCATGATAATTCGATCAGCGATTGGAGCTTGTTTGAAACGTTTCTGGGCAAGCCGTTAAATGAGCTGGAGCGGGAACAAATCGTTAAGCAGGTGCCGTTGCTCGTCCATTTGCCGGACGATCGTTATGCAGGCACCTATTCCTCGCCGAGCGGTCAGCTTGATGTCGCGCCAACGCTGCTGCATTTGCTTGGAATATCGTCAAGCGAGCTTGCAATGATTGGAACGCCGCTTATTACGGAAAGCATGCGTCAGCCGCAGCAAAACAGCAAGCTTGTTGTGCTGCGCAATGGCGCATTTACGAATGGCGGCGTTTATTATATCCCTTCCGCTGATGGGCTTGCCGAGCATGGCACATGCTGGAACGTTGCGGAACAATCACCTGGCGAACTGGCTCCATGCCTTAACCTGAGGGCTGACGCGCAAACTGAGCTGTCCATGTCGGACCTTCTGGTCATCCATAATTTAATCCCCGAGCTTTATGATAAAAGCATCGTTCGTGCCGGCAGCACCCAAGTAGCCGCTCGAAAATAA
- a CDS encoding O-methyltransferase encodes MSIENEQYADSLYKEDLDLIRVRETLAANGMPDISVADGYGRLLTMLVAMSGAKQLLEVGALGGYSGICLLRGAGEGGRLTSLELKAEYAEVARGNVEAAGYGQAVTFKIGDGKASMEQLKAEGRQFDFFFIDADKEGYPVYLEYALALATPGAVIVGDNVFLRGRTMNMARVGPAIQAVRAFNERIANDERLLSTVLPGYDGLAIAIVK; translated from the coding sequence ATGTCGATCGAAAATGAACAATATGCAGACAGCTTATATAAGGAAGATTTGGACCTGATCCGTGTGCGCGAAACCCTTGCTGCAAACGGGATGCCGGACATTTCTGTCGCTGATGGCTACGGCCGGCTGCTGACGATGCTGGTCGCCATGTCAGGGGCGAAGCAGCTGCTCGAAGTTGGGGCGCTTGGCGGCTACAGCGGTATTTGCCTGCTGCGGGGAGCGGGAGAAGGCGGGCGGCTGACGTCGCTTGAGCTCAAAGCGGAATACGCGGAGGTCGCGCGCGGCAATGTGGAGGCAGCGGGCTACGGACAGGCCGTCACGTTCAAAATCGGCGATGGCAAAGCGAGCATGGAGCAGCTAAAAGCAGAAGGTCGGCAGTTTGATTTTTTCTTTATCGATGCGGATAAGGAAGGTTATCCCGTCTATTTGGAATATGCGCTCGCCTTAGCGACGCCAGGAGCCGTTATCGTAGGCGACAATGTGTTTTTGCGTGGGCGGACTATGAATATGGCCAGAGTTGGCCCGGCTATTCAAGCCGTGAGGGCGTTTAATGAGCGAATTGCAAATGACGAGCGGCTGCTTAGCACAGTGCTGCCCGGCTATGATGGACTAGCCATAGCTATTGTAAAATAG
- a CDS encoding S16 family serine protease produces the protein MRRFRYYIAGLILALLYIVAAELIWLPAPLKLAASGLLWIDMINWLLYALAFIPLLWLVGGCRGIVERVNRSGGFARVATIRFERLLAVVQYGIALLGVSAIGCIAIFPQRLVLSLPLIGGMLLIVCIEMVWSELLARRSMEKRRGRWPKTFIWMLGSGLAAAFVLVYPTNYIVTYPGLTMNMNRYAHVEGGAAGGSISGVLVFDRPAVPADWLYSLVLPEYSFERKPENEPSLSESYTLVSTMKTDANSVAAAIAEGKAGIGNGVTTTGVRIIGMTKDSIAQGALAPGDLIVSLNGKGVASVTELTSIMADPAFVVPGEAVQVGVQRGTLAEKLTLEVKTAAAAATDQLPVRAVFGISVQNELKLDAPRPVSYYSYIAHIGGPSHGAMLTLALLDQLTPGGVTHGLQVAGTGTIEPDGSVGLVGGVPQKAYAVSRTDADVFFVPAELEQEAKSAAPELLVVPVRTIDDILLWLQTHGKS, from the coding sequence ATGCGTCGTTTCCGCTATTATATCGCTGGATTGATTTTGGCCTTGCTGTACATTGTAGCTGCCGAGCTAATCTGGCTCCCCGCTCCGCTTAAGCTGGCCGCTTCTGGCCTGCTTTGGATTGATATGATTAACTGGCTGCTCTATGCGCTCGCTTTCATTCCTTTGCTCTGGCTGGTTGGCGGCTGCCGGGGCATTGTGGAGCGGGTGAATCGTAGCGGCGGTTTTGCTCGCGTTGCGACGATTCGTTTCGAGCGTCTGCTTGCAGTCGTTCAATATGGCATCGCTCTGCTCGGTGTGTCCGCTATCGGATGCATTGCTATTTTTCCGCAAAGGTTAGTACTGTCGCTGCCGCTCATCGGCGGCATGCTGCTGATTGTTTGTATTGAAATGGTTTGGAGCGAGCTGCTTGCGCGCCGCAGTATGGAGAAGCGGAGAGGCCGCTGGCCTAAAACCTTTATTTGGATGCTGGGCTCTGGGCTAGCCGCTGCTTTTGTACTGGTGTACCCGACAAATTATATCGTCACTTATCCGGGCCTTACGATGAACATGAACCGCTATGCCCATGTCGAAGGAGGAGCCGCTGGAGGCAGCATTAGCGGCGTGCTGGTGTTTGATCGGCCTGCAGTGCCTGCGGACTGGCTGTACAGCCTGGTGCTGCCGGAATATTCGTTTGAGCGCAAGCCTGAGAACGAGCCTTCCTTGTCAGAGTCCTATACACTCGTTTCGACGATGAAAACAGATGCGAACAGTGTGGCCGCTGCGATTGCCGAGGGCAAGGCGGGCATAGGAAATGGCGTAACAACGACAGGGGTCCGGATTATCGGCATGACGAAGGATTCCATAGCTCAGGGCGCGCTCGCTCCTGGCGATTTAATCGTCAGCTTGAATGGCAAGGGGGTGGCGAGTGTGACGGAACTGACCTCTATTATGGCAGATCCCGCCTTTGTTGTACCGGGAGAAGCGGTTCAAGTCGGTGTTCAAAGAGGGACGTTAGCAGAAAAATTAACGCTTGAGGTGAAGACAGCGGCGGCGGCTGCGACCGATCAATTGCCTGTGCGCGCCGTATTCGGCATTTCGGTGCAAAACGAACTGAAGCTGGATGCCCCAAGGCCTGTCAGCTATTATTCGTATATTGCCCATATCGGCGGGCCGTCCCATGGCGCCATGCTCACGCTGGCGCTTCTGGATCAGCTTACGCCAGGCGGGGTGACACATGGGCTGCAAGTTGCCGGCACCGGCACGATAGAGCCGGATGGCTCGGTGGGCCTCGTCGGCGGTGTGCCGCAGAAGGCCTATGCGGTGAGCCGGACCGATGCCGATGTTTTCTTCGTACCGGCAGAGCTTGAGCAGGAGGCGAAGAGCGCAGCGCCTGAGCTGCTTGTCGTGCCGGTAAGGACCATTGACGATATTTTGCTCTGGCTGCAAACCCACGGGAAGTCCTGA
- the abc-f gene encoding ribosomal protection-like ABC-F family protein, producing the protein MGKLEVKHIEIAVQDRLLGRLDGVWELGARDRVGIIGVNGAGKSTLLAVLAGRLEPDKGTVTRSGSSAELRQAAGYRGEAAADDQAGQQLSGVLSGEHELQEGAILRSRHSEGENTSRWQALDAGEAKAFGSGGEKTRTAIAELFASGAEILFADEPTSHLDAAGIRQLEEAFTAYPGAVIFVSHDRELLDHVCTSIIELEDGEILIFKGNYSAYKREKEAKRARAAFEYEQYAKERSRLLDSLAKVRQSAQGISHKPKRMSYKEANLGLEGMRSSQAKLNKAADALESRLERLEVKRRPAELEMPLFNAQAHEPCRSKHLLRLEQLEAGLSEDRWLFRELSVQIKPGMRIALVGGNGAGKTTLLQSIYEQAEGVSAAPSCRMGYFRQNLSLLDESKNVLQNVLASAVYPDAHVRTVLARTLFKGEDVFKQVALLSGGERVKAALAKLLLGRHNTLLLDEPSNYLDIYAREQLEETLRAYPGTIIFASHDRRLVSGAATHILQLLGDGEWRFSENEAPDYGCAAAGNPAAAGTWAAQASVEREELRLKLEQEFAETLARLSLPQRSAEEKAALELKFSELAAKRKALKL; encoded by the coding sequence ATGGGAAAATTAGAGGTTAAGCATATAGAAATAGCCGTACAGGATCGATTGTTAGGCAGGCTGGATGGTGTATGGGAGCTGGGAGCTCGCGATCGCGTCGGCATTATTGGCGTTAATGGAGCGGGCAAATCGACGCTGCTGGCTGTGCTGGCGGGCAGGCTGGAGCCGGATAAAGGCACAGTGACCCGCAGCGGCTCTTCTGCCGAGCTGCGTCAGGCAGCGGGCTATCGGGGCGAGGCAGCGGCAGATGATCAAGCAGGGCAGCAGCTCTCGGGTGTGCTCAGCGGCGAGCATGAGCTGCAAGAGGGAGCTATTCTCCGCTCCCGCCACAGCGAAGGAGAGAACACCAGCCGCTGGCAGGCGCTGGATGCGGGGGAAGCGAAAGCATTTGGCAGCGGAGGCGAGAAGACGAGGACGGCGATAGCTGAGCTGTTCGCAAGCGGAGCGGAAATATTGTTTGCGGATGAGCCGACGAGCCATTTGGATGCGGCAGGCATTCGCCAGCTGGAAGAGGCCTTCACCGCGTATCCGGGAGCCGTCATCTTCGTTTCCCATGACCGCGAGCTGCTGGACCATGTATGTACCTCGATCATCGAGCTGGAGGATGGAGAAATCCTTATTTTCAAAGGCAATTATTCGGCTTACAAGCGGGAAAAGGAAGCGAAGCGGGCCCGCGCCGCTTTTGAATATGAGCAGTATGCCAAGGAGAGAAGCCGTCTGCTGGATTCGCTCGCCAAAGTGCGCCAGTCGGCGCAGGGCATCAGCCACAAGCCGAAGCGAATGAGCTATAAGGAGGCGAATCTTGGGCTTGAAGGGATGCGCAGCTCGCAAGCGAAGCTGAACAAGGCGGCGGATGCGCTGGAAAGCCGCTTGGAGCGGCTGGAGGTGAAGCGGAGGCCGGCAGAGCTGGAAATGCCTTTATTCAATGCGCAGGCGCATGAGCCTTGCCGCAGCAAGCATCTGCTGCGGCTGGAGCAGCTGGAGGCAGGGCTATCAGAGGACCGCTGGCTGTTCCGCGAGCTGTCCGTTCAAATAAAGCCAGGCATGCGCATCGCGCTTGTAGGCGGCAATGGGGCGGGCAAAACGACGCTGCTTCAAAGCATTTACGAGCAAGCGGAAGGGGTTTCAGCCGCACCGTCTTGCCGAATGGGCTATTTTCGCCAAAATTTATCGCTGCTGGATGAATCCAAAAACGTTTTGCAAAACGTGCTGGCATCAGCCGTCTATCCCGATGCGCATGTGCGGACCGTGTTGGCGAGAACCTTGTTCAAGGGCGAGGATGTGTTTAAGCAGGTGGCGCTGCTCAGCGGCGGCGAACGGGTGAAGGCGGCGCTTGCGAAACTGCTGCTGGGGCGGCATAATACGCTGCTGCTCGATGAACCTTCCAATTATTTGGACATTTACGCCCGCGAGCAGCTGGAAGAGACGCTTCGAGCTTACCCCGGCACGATTATATTTGCATCGCATGATCGGCGCTTGGTTAGCGGGGCGGCGACACATATCCTGCAACTGCTCGGTGACGGGGAATGGCGCTTTAGCGAGAACGAAGCGCCTGACTATGGCTGCGCAGCTGCCGGCAACCCGGCAGCTGCAGGAACATGGGCAGCGCAAGCGAGCGTGGAGCGGGAGGAGCTTCGGCTGAAGCTGGAGCAAGAGTTCGCCGAGACGTTGGCGCGGCTGTCGCTGCCGCAGCGTTCAGCCGAGGAGAAGGCAGCGCTGGAGTTGAAATTCAGCGAGCTGGCCGCTAAGCGCAAGGCGCTGAAGCTTTAA
- a CDS encoding M14 family metallocarboxypeptidase: MPNIIQERPFWSEVRNTVNEGWENKYGYQELLANCRELTQTYPFVTVHTIGHSVLGKPIVALRCGTGARSIHMNGAFHANEWITSAMLMRFVGDYAASCAEGRSICGELSSRLYEETTLWAVPMVNPDGVELAQEGALPTHPFYSQLMAWNEGRESFADWKANARGVDLNDQFPAHWEEECQRREVHGPGPRDYPGPYPLSEPEAMAIANLTTAQRFDLTVALHTQGEEIYWNYRGYEPKESEQLAERLALVSGYKPVKLTGSDAGYKDWFIQRFRRPGFTIEAGRGENPLPPQQLPAIYEAVKPLLVEALSLHREREL; encoded by the coding sequence TTGCCGAATATAATTCAGGAGAGGCCATTTTGGAGCGAGGTGAGGAATACGGTTAATGAAGGATGGGAAAATAAATACGGTTATCAGGAGCTGCTCGCGAACTGCCGCGAGCTGACGCAAACGTACCCATTTGTCACCGTTCATACGATTGGGCATAGCGTGCTCGGCAAGCCCATTGTTGCGCTGCGCTGCGGAACGGGTGCAAGAAGCATTCATATGAATGGGGCCTTTCATGCGAATGAATGGATTACATCGGCTATGCTTATGCGATTTGTAGGGGATTATGCCGCGTCATGCGCTGAAGGCCGCTCGATCTGCGGCGAGCTGTCTTCGCGGCTGTATGAGGAGACAACGCTGTGGGCCGTGCCTATGGTCAATCCGGATGGTGTGGAGCTTGCGCAGGAAGGGGCGCTGCCTACCCACCCGTTCTATTCCCAGCTCATGGCATGGAATGAAGGCCGGGAGTCCTTTGCCGATTGGAAAGCCAATGCGCGCGGTGTCGATTTGAATGACCAGTTTCCGGCACATTGGGAGGAAGAGTGCCAGCGGCGCGAAGTTCATGGGCCTGGTCCGCGCGATTATCCGGGCCCTTATCCGTTAAGTGAGCCAGAAGCGATGGCGATAGCGAATTTAACGACAGCGCAGCGATTTGATTTGACCGTCGCCCTGCACACGCAGGGAGAGGAAATTTATTGGAACTATCGCGGCTATGAGCCAAAGGAATCGGAGCAGCTTGCGGAGCGGCTAGCCCTCGTCAGCGGTTATAAGCCAGTGAAGCTGACAGGCAGCGATGCCGGCTATAAAGATTGGTTTATCCAGCGATTTAGAAGGCCAGGCTTTACGATTGAAGCGGGACGGGGAGAAAACCCGCTGCCGCCTCAGCAGCTTCCCGCCATCTATGAGGCGGTGAAGCCGCTTCTCGTGGAGGCGTTGTCGCTTCACCGGGAACGGGAGCTTTAG
- a CDS encoding DUF1450 domain-containing protein: MANDIMVCDKCRFYQVKTLVPKLQKLAPDAEIRVGCKSYCGPCARSPFIFINGRYIKGATEDEAIEKAKRYIKG; the protein is encoded by the coding sequence ATGGCAAATGATATAATGGTATGTGATAAATGCAGGTTTTATCAGGTTAAGACGCTGGTGCCAAAGCTGCAAAAGCTAGCGCCCGATGCGGAAATTCGGGTTGGCTGCAAATCCTATTGCGGGCCTTGCGCAAGGTCGCCATTTATTTTTATTAATGGACGTTATATAAAAGGCGCTACTGAAGATGAAGCCATTGAGAAGGCCAAACGTTACATTAAAGGATAG
- a CDS encoding class I SAM-dependent RNA methyltransferase yields the protein MTTKIELIATTPMGLEAIVARELKELGYTDLTVENGRITFPAEPIDICRTNLWLRSAGRILVKMGEFQATTFEELFEGTKALNWPDWIPGDGEFPVDGRSHKSQLSSVPACQSVVKKAVVEKMKERYATEWFPENEGRYVIEVTLLNDRAQLTLDTTGAGLHKRGYRNVATEAPLRETMAAALLQISRWQPERPLYDPFCGSGTILIEAAMLAWNVAPGLRRSFNSEGWPLVPDQLWETAREEAFDAVKDDVALQIAGSDIDPGAIEIATANIKKAGFGKDIKLSVMPAAKIKPEGEYGVIVTNPPYGERLGDDREAEAALRQFGMSALHLPTWSFFAFTPVAAIEHYMGRPADKKRKLFNGRIECNYYQFFGPGGLYANRKSQSSEK from the coding sequence ATGACAACGAAAATTGAATTGATCGCAACGACGCCGATGGGCCTTGAGGCGATTGTCGCACGCGAGCTCAAGGAGCTTGGCTATACCGACTTGACAGTAGAAAATGGACGCATTACTTTCCCGGCTGAACCGATCGATATTTGCCGCACCAACTTATGGCTGCGCTCGGCAGGACGGATTCTGGTCAAGATGGGCGAATTTCAGGCGACCACCTTCGAGGAGCTGTTCGAAGGCACGAAGGCGCTGAACTGGCCTGATTGGATTCCCGGAGATGGCGAATTTCCGGTGGACGGACGTTCCCATAAGTCGCAGCTGTCCAGCGTCCCTGCCTGCCAGAGCGTCGTGAAGAAGGCAGTCGTAGAAAAAATGAAAGAGCGCTACGCAACCGAGTGGTTTCCGGAAAATGAAGGCCGCTACGTCATCGAAGTTACGCTGCTTAATGATCGCGCGCAGCTGACACTTGATACGACAGGCGCTGGCCTGCATAAGCGCGGCTATCGCAATGTGGCGACAGAAGCGCCGCTGCGCGAGACGATGGCAGCTGCGCTGCTGCAAATTAGCCGCTGGCAGCCGGAGCGCCCGCTCTATGACCCGTTCTGCGGGTCGGGCACCATTCTGATTGAGGCCGCTATGCTGGCGTGGAACGTCGCTCCAGGGCTGCGCCGCTCCTTCAACAGCGAGGGCTGGCCGCTAGTGCCGGACCAGCTGTGGGAAACGGCGCGTGAAGAAGCCTTTGATGCGGTGAAGGATGATGTGGCGCTGCAAATTGCCGGATCGGATATTGACCCCGGCGCCATCGAAATCGCGACAGCCAATATTAAGAAAGCCGGCTTCGGCAAAGACATTAAGCTGAGCGTCATGCCAGCTGCGAAAATTAAGCCCGAGGGCGAATACGGCGTCATCGTGACCAACCCGCCATACGGGGAGCGACTCGGCGATGATCGCGAGGCGGAAGCGGCGCTGCGCCAGTTCGGCATGTCGGCGCTCCATTTGCCGACCTGGTCATTTTTCGCTTTTACGCCTGTTGCTGCTATCGAGCATTATATGGGCCGTCCTGCCGACAAGAAACGCAAGCTGTTCAACGGGCGGATTGAATGCAACTATTACCAGTTTTTCGGACCAGGCGGCCTATATGCAAACCGCAAATCCCAATCATCAGAAAAATAA